A stretch of the Symmachiella macrocystis genome encodes the following:
- the rdgB gene encoding RdgB/HAM1 family non-canonical purine NTP pyrophosphatase translates to MTDKPQIVLGSRNLKKSSEIKDLLAPHGIDVISVAEVADLAEVVEDGASFAENAAKKAREPALELSRWVLAEDSGLMVDALDGRPGIYSARYAGENASDQQNNDKLLTELADVPPAQRSAGYVCSIALSDPDGQIRLTAEASCRGRIIDSPRGTNGFGYDPLFMIPEYHRTFGELDAVVKQRLSHRARAFARFIPRLVALFSRDC, encoded by the coding sequence ATGACTGACAAACCACAGATTGTTCTCGGCAGCCGAAATCTCAAGAAGAGCAGCGAGATCAAGGATCTTTTGGCGCCACACGGTATCGATGTCATCAGCGTTGCCGAAGTGGCTGATCTTGCGGAGGTCGTCGAGGATGGAGCGTCGTTTGCTGAAAACGCCGCCAAGAAGGCCCGGGAACCGGCGTTGGAATTATCACGGTGGGTGTTGGCCGAAGATAGCGGGTTGATGGTCGATGCCTTGGACGGCCGTCCAGGGATTTACTCGGCTCGTTATGCGGGAGAAAATGCGAGCGACCAACAAAACAACGACAAGTTGTTAACGGAGTTGGCCGACGTGCCGCCAGCTCAGCGCTCTGCCGGTTATGTGTGTAGCATCGCTTTGTCCGATCCTGATGGGCAGATTCGCCTGACCGCCGAAGCGAGCTGTCGCGGACGGATCATCGACAGTCCGCGCGGGACCAATGGCTTTGGTTACGATCCGCTGTTCATGATTCCCGAATATCATCGGACGTTCGGCGAATTGGACGCGGTCGTCAAACAACGCCTCAGTCATCGTGCACGGGCTTTTGCCCGGTTCATCCCGCGACTGGTGGCACTCTTCAGTCGTGATTGCTAA